From the endosymbiont of Bathymodiolus septemdierum str. Myojin knoll genome, one window contains:
- a CDS encoding cadherin-like domain-containing protein, with protein MSLTNEEQQNQDNLAKVKLAVDIVFSAQVETARALGASDDALKMMNNTFKLKGGALGIAQIALATHQEGAAGGIDAAISWGIGTLAGVGAVAFVSNPIGAAITLITISWGGSIVYNNTISDTVKSTLNNWFNDDITPEQKQQQFNTIADGTSSEFKQAFEIESPKTLAEISTEFNLQPSDSSTQQQNILNAIARESFLGNPIDKFTSQTADQALKNWQNQDILDLNDQGKWVVNTPDVDFNDIGDLFNAEKAMRQELKDGWITREEFRAFQDYVLNSSLGNYKFKSNYDFNELCYPIGAFYDSQSAEYDNAQSIASSTGVLVDSNLNPITKEQLAALDTNNDGQLTTDETTGLKLWTDTNEDGQLNTDELVELSTLSSPIKQADYALYTQGNAHIATNKPNQVSQIAEPTTPNSNYRHLRDTDNVYFVNGGAYKWTSSMVKINYNNKSYLIGTDGNDAFNVNYYASTNYFNLNLITHFLAGDGNDFMGGSARSDSLWGGKGNDELLGYAGNDMIYGEQGNDRIFADVGDDTVLGGAGDDLLLGFTASNDAKQTLNAGESDNDHLYGGAGDDNLYGGLGNDYLDGGTGNDVLVGGKGNDKLFGGSGNDELQGNEGNDELIGGDGEDRLFGQTGNDKLWGGAGNDLLLGFTAANQDKQSLDAGETDNDYLHGGAGNDVLIAGLGDDILYGGTENDELQGDEGDDKLYGEQGNDNLFGQVGDDVLYGGAGNDYLAGFTASNEDKQTLNAGESDNDHLYGGAGFDTLVGGLGDDYLDGGADADVMVGGKGNDIYIVNSVNDSIYEQSNQGYDTVISSTSYLLNANIEELRLLEGFDIHGTGNAQDNKIIGNSSDNIIDGVTGADVMIGGLGNDTYYVDNINDQVIENNNEGIDNVQSSITYTLDSNTENLILLDFSKPEKGKVDGEDVLVYGFPKRNELDYIQGDAVENYQGTCALTSIANLITQTGKPTTEGEVVNLAIKNNWAVNNPSLPASQLGGSNYLQQQAILDNYGIDNDVIQGYNETGIANLLRGGRGLILSVNAGVLWDEQNYVGSGSVNHAVTLTGAVHNAGNGELVGFYISDSGRGKVNDMTRFVDIETFRKAADVANAYTIYTKETVKLWNEDIDATGNNEANYIIGNRGNNTLQGLAGDDNIKAQAGNDVITGGAGDDNLDGGVGNDTYHFSLGDGNDVIVDAQGVDSIVFGDGIEIADISVTIDGADLLLTINDQDSIRIKDTENGVIERIMFADGAIWYINAANDNFNADATGRIYLQGETTQGQTLTLTSSVSDADGMGDVNYQWQVSTDRQTWVDIVGATSSELTLAQAHTGKYVRTVVSYTDDRGTLESVTTYSSAQIISDNHAPVVTTAVSLTGTEDQNLSITTAQLLANASDVDGDDLTVSNLVVIGNNASITNNNDGTWSLAPNANFNGQIQLSYDISDGQATINAIAIANIEAVNFDISNDINTTGELTLGDVITGAIETSNDTDWFRITLEAGINYQIDLEGAPTNAGTLSDTYLGGICDANGHIISGTNNDDGGVSTNSRLIFNAVESGTYYISAESFGSNIGTYSLGIDDMSVI; from the coding sequence ATGAGTCTAACAAATGAAGAGCAACAAAATCAAGACAATCTAGCAAAAGTTAAATTAGCTGTAGACATTGTATTTTCTGCACAAGTGGAAACAGCCAGAGCCTTAGGCGCTAGTGATGACGCACTTAAAATGATGAATAACACCTTTAAACTCAAAGGTGGTGCACTGGGTATCGCTCAAATTGCTCTTGCTACTCATCAAGAGGGTGCAGCAGGAGGCATTGATGCAGCAATTAGCTGGGGTATTGGTACACTTGCTGGTGTTGGTGCAGTAGCGTTTGTCTCCAATCCAATAGGCGCTGCTATTACATTAATTACTATAAGCTGGGGTGGCAGTATAGTTTATAATAATACAATCAGCGATACAGTAAAATCTACTCTCAACAACTGGTTTAATGATGACATTACCCCTGAACAAAAACAACAACAATTCAACACCATTGCTGATGGTACATCTAGTGAATTCAAACAAGCCTTTGAAATAGAAAGCCCCAAAACCTTGGCAGAAATCAGTACTGAATTCAACCTACAGCCATCGGATAGTTCAACCCAACAGCAAAACATACTAAACGCAATTGCCCGTGAATCCTTCCTGGGCAACCCAATAGACAAATTCACCTCTCAAACCGCAGACCAAGCCCTAAAAAACTGGCAAAACCAAGACATCCTAGACCTTAACGACCAAGGTAAATGGGTAGTTAACACCCCTGATGTTGATTTTAACGATATCGGTGATTTGTTTAACGCAGAAAAAGCCATGCGCCAAGAATTAAAAGATGGCTGGATAACTCGTGAAGAGTTTAGAGCCTTCCAAGATTATGTATTAAATTCCTCCTTAGGTAATTATAAATTTAAATCTAACTATGATTTTAATGAACTCTGCTACCCAATTGGTGCATTTTATGATTCTCAAAGTGCAGAGTATGACAATGCCCAAAGTATTGCTAGCAGCACAGGTGTGCTTGTTGACAGTAACCTAAACCCAATAACCAAAGAACAACTAGCAGCGCTAGATACTAATAACGACGGACAACTAACAACTGATGAAACCACCGGACTAAAACTCTGGACGGACACTAACGAAGATGGGCAACTAAATACCGATGAATTAGTTGAGTTAAGTACATTATCAAGCCCTATTAAACAAGCTGATTACGCTCTTTATACCCAAGGCAATGCACATATTGCTACAAACAAGCCTAATCAAGTAAGTCAAATAGCCGAGCCAACAACACCTAATAGTAACTATCGCCATCTGCGAGATACAGATAATGTTTATTTTGTTAATGGAGGCGCGTACAAATGGACCTCGTCTATGGTAAAGATAAACTACAACAATAAAAGTTATTTAATCGGCACTGATGGTAATGATGCCTTTAATGTGAATTATTATGCTAGCACTAACTACTTTAACCTTAATCTAATCACCCACTTCCTTGCAGGTGATGGCAATGATTTTATGGGTGGTAGTGCTAGATCTGACAGCCTCTGGGGTGGCAAGGGTAATGATGAGTTACTTGGCTATGCAGGCAACGACATGATATATGGCGAGCAAGGTAACGATAGAATCTTTGCAGATGTAGGTGATGACACTGTTTTAGGTGGTGCTGGTGATGATTTACTACTAGGTTTTACTGCCAGTAACGATGCCAAGCAAACGCTAAATGCAGGTGAAAGTGATAACGACCATTTATATGGCGGTGCGGGCGATGATAATCTATACGGCGGCTTAGGCAATGATTACCTTGATGGCGGCACTGGGAATGATGTGCTGGTTGGCGGTAAGGGCAATGACAAACTCTTTGGCGGTAGTGGTAATGATGAACTCCAAGGCAATGAGGGTAATGATGAATTAATCGGTGGAGACGGCGAAGATAGGCTGTTTGGACAAACAGGCAATGACAAGCTTTGGGGTGGTGCTGGGAATGATTTACTTCTAGGCTTTACTGCTGCGAATCAAGACAAGCAAAGCCTGGATGCTGGGGAAACTGATAATGATTATCTCCATGGCGGTGCTGGCAACGATGTATTAATCGCTGGCTTGGGTGATGATATATTGTATGGTGGCACTGAGAATGACGAGCTCCAAGGCGATGAGGGTGATGATAAACTCTATGGCGAACAAGGCAACGACAATCTGTTTGGTCAAGTGGGTGATGATGTTTTGTATGGTGGCGCTGGAAATGATTATTTAGCTGGATTTACCGCAAGCAATGAAGACAAGCAAACTCTAAATGCAGGTGAAAGCGATAACGACCACCTATACGGTGGCGCGGGCTTTGATACTCTAGTTGGTGGCTTAGGTGATGATTATCTTGATGGTGGCGCTGATGCAGATGTCATGGTCGGTGGCAAAGGCAATGATATTTATATTGTAAATAGTGTGAATGATAGTATTTATGAGCAAAGCAATCAAGGTTATGACACAGTTATCTCTAGTACTAGTTATTTGCTGAATGCTAATATTGAAGAATTGCGCCTACTGGAAGGATTTGATATCCACGGCACAGGTAATGCACAAGATAATAAAATTATTGGCAACAGTAGTGATAATATCATTGATGGCGTAACGGGTGCTGATGTGATGATTGGTGGTTTAGGCAACGATACTTATTATGTTGATAATATCAATGACCAAGTTATTGAAAACAACAACGAAGGCATAGACAATGTACAAAGTAGCATTACCTACACACTAGACTCTAATACTGAAAACCTCATCTTACTTGACTTCTCTAAGCCTGAAAAAGGCAAAGTGGACGGTGAAGATGTTTTGGTTTACGGCTTTCCAAAACGCAACGAACTTGATTACATCCAAGGTGATGCTGTTGAGAATTACCAAGGCACTTGTGCACTCACTTCAATTGCCAATCTTATCACCCAAACAGGCAAACCTACCACAGAGGGTGAGGTGGTTAATTTGGCTATTAAAAACAACTGGGCAGTTAATAATCCGAGTTTGCCAGCAAGTCAATTAGGTGGTTCAAACTACCTACAACAACAAGCAATCCTAGATAATTATGGGATTGATAATGATGTTATTCAAGGCTATAACGAAACAGGCATTGCTAATTTATTACGCGGCGGTCGTGGGCTAATACTATCCGTTAATGCAGGTGTGTTATGGGATGAGCAAAATTATGTAGGTAGCGGCAGTGTAAACCACGCCGTCACTTTAACGGGTGCAGTGCACAACGCTGGTAATGGCGAACTTGTAGGGTTCTATATCAGTGATTCGGGGCGTGGTAAGGTTAATGATATGACGCGTTTTGTTGATATTGAAACCTTCCGCAAGGCAGCAGATGTTGCTAATGCATATACTATTTACACCAAAGAAACGGTTAAACTTTGGAATGAGGATATAGATGCAACTGGTAACAATGAAGCAAACTATATTATTGGTAATCGTGGTAATAACACTTTGCAAGGTTTAGCAGGTGATGATAATATTAAAGCCCAAGCTGGAAATGATGTTATTACAGGCGGCGCAGGTGATGATAATTTAGATGGTGGCGTGGGTAATGATACTTATCACTTTAGTTTAGGCGATGGAAATGATGTTATTGTTGATGCTCAAGGTGTGGATAGTATTGTATTTGGCGATGGCATTGAAATTGCTGATATTAGCGTTACTATAGATGGAGCTGATTTATTACTTACTATAAACGATCAAGACAGTATTCGCATAAAAGACACGGAAAATGGGGTTATTGAGCGCATTATGTTTGCCGATGGCGCTATTTGGTATATCAATGCAGCAAATGATAATTTTAATGCAGATGCAACAGGAAGGATTTACCTGCAAGGTGAAACAACACAGGGGCAAACCCTAACATTAACTAGCTCTGTGTCTGATGCTGATGGTATGGGTGATGTTAATTACCAATGGCAAGTATCGACAGATAGGCAAACCTGGGTAGATATTGTTGGCGCCACAAGTAGTGAACTAACCCTAGCACAAGCGCATACTGGCAAGTATGTAAGAACTGTTGTTAGTTATACTGATGATCGTGGCACTTTAGAAAGTGTAACTACATACTCTAGCGCTCAAATTATAAGTGATAATCACGCGCCAGTTGTAACTACTGCGGTTAGCCTTACAGGTACAGAAGACCAAAATCTAAGTATTACCACGGCGCAATTACTAGCCAATGCGAGTGATGTTGATGGTGATGATTTGACTGTTAGTAATTTGGTTGTCATTGGCAACAATGCAAGCATAACTAATAACAACGATGGCACTTGGAGTCTTGCGCCAAATGCTAACTTCAATGGTCAAATTCAATTGAGTTATGATATTAGTGATGGGCAGGCAACGATTAACGCTATTGCCATAGCAAATATAGAGGCTGTAAACTTTGATATTTCTAATGATATTAACACCACGGGCGAGCTGACATTAGGCGATGTTATTACTGGTGCTATTGAAACATCCAATGATACAGATTGGTTCCGTATTACTTTGGAAGCCGGTATAAACTATCAGATCGACCTAGAGGGCGCCCCTACTAATGCAGGTACATTGAGCGATACTTATCTAGGTGGTATTTGTGACGCCAATGGCCATATAATAAGTGGCACCAACAATGATGATGGAGGTGTGTCAACTAACTCACGACTTATTTTTAATGCGGTAGAATCTGGTACTTATTATATCTCTGCTGAGTCTTTTGGCTCTAATATAGGCACTTATTCACTGGGCATTGATGATATGAGCGTTATTTAA
- a CDS encoding Mth938-like domain-containing protein, whose product MHILKVEFNQQDNQKNSIISVNDKTITLSHTSLTTPCFVSTNYHTETPDMTLEKLDKMSLFPLSSKDDIDILIVGTGATGCFLDPQQQVAIQQMGIGIESMSTESAYRSFNLLLSDMRLVGLLLL is encoded by the coding sequence ATGCATATTTTAAAAGTGGAATTTAACCAGCAGGACAACCAGAAAAATAGCATTATTTCTGTGAATGATAAAACCATCACTTTATCGCACACAAGTTTGACTACGCCCTGCTTTGTCTCCACTAACTATCACACAGAAACACCGGATATGACACTAGAAAAGTTGGATAAAATGTCATTATTTCCACTTTCTTCAAAAGATGATATTGACATACTCATTGTTGGCACAGGTGCAACTGGTTGTTTTTTAGACCCGCAACAGCAAGTTGCCATTCAACAAATGGGGATTGGCATTGAAAGTATGAGTACGGAATCTGCCTATCGCAGTTTTAATTTATTATTGTCTGATATGCGCTTAGTGGGGCTCCTTTTGCTATGA
- a CDS encoding helix-turn-helix domain-containing protein, with amino-acid sequence MKYIDFNENEIQDFCKEAAKNVKDLRIKKGVKQIDLAVAININSTGSYSDYENNKQNKSLV; translated from the coding sequence ATGAAATACATTGATTTTAATGAAAACGAAATACAAGATTTTTGCAAAGAAGCGGCAAAAAATGTAAAAGATCTTCGTATAAAAAAAGGTGTGAAACAAATAGATTTAGCAGTGGCAATAAACATAAATTCAACAGGTTCTTATAGTGATTATGAAAATAATAAACAAAACAAAAGTTTAGTTTAA
- the gltX gene encoding glutamate--tRNA ligase produces MKSRFAPSPTGYLHIGGARTALFAWAYAKKQQGNFVLRIENTDRERSTQASVDAILDGMNWLGLDYDEGPFYQTQRFERYQAVIRQLLNEDKAYYCECSKKRLEDLREVLMAKGEKAMYDGCCRDKNLTSGVVRFKNPQEGVVIFEDKVKGKISIANKELDDLIIARTDGTPTYNLTVVVDDHDMEISHVIRGDDHINNTPRQINLYEALNWALPKFAHLPMILGSDGARLSKRHGAVSVMAYRDAGFLPEALLNYLVRLGWSHGDQEVFCLDEIVSLFDLKDINKAPASFNEEKLLWLNQEYIKKSTPEHLIKNLQWHLNEQSFNTSNGPDLPLVVNALQARSKTLVEMVEGMKMYYQDFDKFDKKLADKQFKDTAPLAALLEELMQLDIWEAEAIKSCIKQVCDDLGIGFGKVGQPFRLALSGNGNAGNIDAVAELIGKSITLKRLEKAIQYVG; encoded by the coding sequence ATGAAGTCGAGATTTGCCCCTTCCCCGACAGGATACCTGCACATTGGCGGTGCACGCACGGCATTATTCGCTTGGGCGTATGCGAAAAAACAGCAGGGTAATTTTGTATTGCGCATTGAAAATACGGATAGAGAGCGTTCTACACAGGCGTCAGTTGATGCTATTTTAGATGGGATGAATTGGCTAGGATTGGATTATGACGAAGGTCCGTTTTACCAAACTCAGAGATTTGAGCGTTATCAAGCAGTCATTAGGCAATTATTAAATGAAGATAAGGCTTATTATTGCGAGTGTTCAAAGAAGCGATTAGAAGATTTGCGAGAAGTGTTAATGGCAAAAGGTGAAAAGGCTATGTATGACGGTTGTTGTCGTGATAAAAACCTCACCTCAGGCGTTGTGCGTTTCAAAAATCCGCAGGAGGGTGTGGTAATTTTTGAAGATAAGGTTAAAGGCAAAATCTCCATTGCTAATAAAGAGTTAGATGATTTAATTATTGCGCGCACTGACGGCACGCCAACCTATAATTTAACCGTTGTGGTTGATGACCATGATATGGAAATCAGCCATGTGATTCGTGGTGATGACCATATTAATAACACGCCGAGACAGATTAATTTATATGAGGCATTAAATTGGGCGTTACCTAAATTTGCACATTTGCCAATGATTTTGGGCAGTGATGGTGCGCGCCTATCAAAACGACATGGTGCAGTTAGTGTAATGGCGTATCGGGATGCGGGTTTTTTACCTGAGGCACTTTTAAATTATTTGGTGCGTTTGGGTTGGTCACATGGTGACCAAGAGGTTTTTTGTTTGGATGAAATTGTATCGTTATTTGATTTAAAAGACATTAACAAAGCCCCTGCGAGCTTTAATGAAGAGAAGTTATTGTGGCTTAATCAAGAATATATTAAAAAATCCACACCTGAACATTTGATTAAAAATTTGCAATGGCATCTAAATGAACAAAGTTTTAACACCAGTAATGGACCCGATTTACCTTTGGTTGTAAATGCCCTGCAAGCGCGCTCAAAAACTTTGGTGGAGATGGTAGAGGGTATGAAAATGTATTATCAGGATTTTGATAAATTCGATAAAAAACTTGCTGATAAACAGTTTAAAGACACAGCGCCACTTGCTGCATTACTCGAGGAGCTTATGCAATTAGACATCTGGGAAGCCGAAGCAATCAAATCTTGCATTAAGCAGGTGTGCGATGATTTAGGTATTGGTTTCGGTAAAGTTGGGCAACCATTCCGTTTGGCACTCAGTGGCAATGGCAATGCAGGTAATATTGATGCTGTGGCTGAATTAATCGGCAAGTCAATCACGCTAAAACGCTTAGAAAAAGCCATTCAATATGTCGGTTGA
- a CDS encoding tetratricopeptide repeat protein, with translation MSNTNETDAFSADLNSGIAAFDSKNFTMAYQLLAPLATQSNAEALWRLGMMQMNGLGMVENQPLGFENFNQAAEQGHAFAHHMIAVAYMTGEGVEKDITRAIEWFEKAAEFGLPGAMYALGMLYEDGKEIEKDLEKTQYWYDEAAKVS, from the coding sequence ATGTCAAACACCAATGAAACAGATGCATTTAGTGCAGATTTAAACAGTGGCATTGCTGCTTTTGATTCCAAAAACTTTACGATGGCTTATCAATTATTAGCCCCGCTTGCCACGCAAAGTAATGCTGAAGCGCTATGGCGTCTTGGAATGATGCAGATGAATGGTTTGGGGATGGTTGAAAATCAGCCTTTGGGTTTTGAGAATTTTAATCAAGCAGCCGAGCAGGGTCACGCTTTTGCACACCATATGATTGCAGTAGCGTATATGACGGGCGAAGGGGTTGAAAAAGATATCACTAGGGCGATTGAATGGTTTGAAAAAGCCGCTGAATTTGGTTTGCCGGGTGCGATGTATGCTTTAGGTATGTTATATGAAGACGGTAAGGAAATTGAAAAAGACCTTGAAAAAACCCAATATTGGTATGACGAGGCGGCGAAAGTCTCATGA